The window tataaattcaAAGGATCAACAATATTGTGATGATGAAGcaattcttttatataatattcgTAGAATGTATGAATCGAATACTAAATAttctaaaaataaagaaaaagagaaaaataattctaATATATCAAATGTAGATagttttaaatataataatatatataaaaaaaattcagAAAATAATTCTTCTACAAATGAATCAGATATTTTCCAAAGTGTAAGTTCTAGTAAAAgttataatgatatattgAAAAGTTTACACCAGgagaaaaagaaaaacaaaaaaaataaatttattaataattatgaaaatattattaatatgaaatatatacatatgaataatataggagatataaaaaatcaaCCTCTTGAAAAATATTCTGAAGGATTTATGAAAAACGAAAGAATGGAAGTAGCAGCCAGCATTTCCTTTAAATCACTTTCagatgatgaaaaaaattattcattCATACAAACAtttaatcatataaaagaaaaaaataaagaaaaggaaaatataaatgaaaatatatataaaaaggaaaggaagaaaaacatcaattataataacaaacaaaatgatgataacCAAAAAAAGTTACAAAATTACAAAGAACTCTCtacaaattttttattatccCAAAAGGATATCAAAAAAGGTTCAGTAActaataatgaaaaattagaaaaagaaaaatgtaaatataaaaaaaatatgtcatttgtaaaaaataatatgcTTCGTAAAAATACCatgaaaaaacaaaatacaataaaaataaataaacttaaaataaacaatagtacttttcaaaatattcatttgaGAAATACACAAGAAAATGATACAATCAAATTTTGttcacaaaaaaatatagaaaaatcGAATGAATcaatagaaaaaaataaattatatgaatcattaaaatatataaataaatcaatTATTGGAAGATCATCAATTTGTTCATATGACAAATTGGAAAAtctaaaaaataattttactgaaattaaaaaaaatgtaaaaaatgCAAAAGGTAATACATATACcatacataaaaaattagaaaacTCATCAAccataaataaatacaaattaAATAACTTTTTACAACATAAGAGAATATATGATTGTgttaagaaatataatacattttcATCATTCGAAAATTTCCAAAGAAATAACATAAAAGAAGTATCTTCCTTACATGAAAGTAAAAGTCAGAAGATTGCTGTATTACAAAAGGAGAAAGATAGTAGTGCGTCAaataatttacatatagaaaaatatgcatataatcaagaaaataataaaaatattaaatatacgTATAATTTGAAAGATGCATATTGTTTGAAAAAAGTAAATACCAAATCTATAGGAGTACAAATAAAcgttaaaaaaaagacatttaacaaaaaaacaaacactgtaaatatattttacttGGATAAGGTaaatagaagaaaaattccaaaaattaaatttaaaacaattacacaaatatataattatgatttTGATGCAATAATAGTTAAAGATGGTCACATAATTTCAAGAAATAAGGACCCATTAAAAGAAATGTTCCAAAGGTTTTTTCAAAAggtttaatatatatatatatatatatatatatatatatgtatatatatttatatatttatttatttttctttttttttgcattAATTATGCtatgcatatataattatgacttgttatatgaaaaaataatcatataatataaaagatgatacaaattttaaatttcttaaaaatattaaaaggattgttcattaaaaataaaacaagtgaattaataattttttaaaatttatttcttgacaaaaaaaataaaataaaataaaataaaaacgTGAAATATTAACTGTCGCATACATCCATGCATATATACATTCCATGCATATATACATccatacatatatacatccatacatatatacatccatgcatatatacatccatacatatatacatccatgcatatatacatacatgcatatatacatacatatatatatcatattaaatattatattttttatgagtacaaataaaatgattAAATAACTAGATACATATTTAAGATCCTTTTTTAAGTTTTCATTCATTTCTTTTGTCGCTcaatatatgtaatatatcttttacTGTAGCAAATTTTTGAGCACATCGACCGTTTTGTTCAccattatttttttccaaACTTTGGATATAATTCCATTGATCCATACTAACAAAGTGtactttttttctttttaataattcagttatatcattatcataatatattgttgtagtatttaaaaaatttaatatctCTGTAGTATTTTGTTtagtattaataatatggcTAGCTATATTACCCTTAGCACCTGTTTGAAACCAACCTGCTTTAAAAATTGCAAATTTTTTGTTCAATATATcatctttatatttatcaacagatttgttataaaaatttagagagaaattatcttttttaaaaccGGTAGCAAAAATGAGTAATGGtgttttaatatttaatttttgattatttatatcataagaattcttattatttttgtgaTTATTTTGagatgaatatattatatctttatttaatcCTAATTGTATTTCTTTCAAATgattattaatattgtgtatatttctaatttcatgataaaaaataaattgtataattttatatttatcatataaagttggattttttttcatttgttCATAATTATGAACCATAtctaaaaataatttattttgcctttgtttcattttatttgtttcatcataattttttatttcaaaacataaatcataattttttttatctaatATAACTTTCGTGTCTTTTAAGGAAAACAATTCTCTTAATTCACTATTAGTAAAAGAAGATTGCCAAAAGCCTCTTCTAccaattatatatatatgtttgaTATTATgtctttttattatgtttaaataattaaaattgatatctgtttttattaaatcatCATATGATTTTATCAAAATACGTGCTATATCTAAAGATACATTCCCGTTTCCTATAATAATAGAATTGGaaaaattttcatatgtATTCAAATAAGTGTCGATACTTTTACATCTTAAATcatcataaaaattattataaaaatatattaaatcCTTTGCATGAAATATTCCAttctcttttttatatatttcttctttagGTAATGAACTCTCAGAAGCTCCACAACAAAATATCACAgcattataataatttcttaAGTCCTCAATTTGTATATCAATTCCAATATTTACATTACCAAAAAAACgatatttttctttatttaacAAAACAGGGttaaatgttttatatatattctttacACTTATATGATCAGGTGCTACACCATATCTTATTAATCCATAAGGATTTGGTAACTTATCAAAAATATcaacttttattttatcattttttaaaaaatgcTTGCAACAATATAAAGCTGAAGGACCTGAACCAATTATTCCTactttaaaatattttaattcatttgaaaaataatgCTTCTgcaaaaaattataattatttcttttctttatatcaaattttattttaagcttattttttgttctaaaaaataaattatcataaaaagGCATTCTCacttttaaattttattaaaaaataaggaaaGCAAAACGaattacattttattaCGATAAAAGATAGTACTTGGCATAGTTTGAAAAAATgtaatttaataatatattatttacgTCTGCACACAAATGAgagttaaaaaaaaaaaaaaattattttttcaaaacattataaatttaaaaatatatatatatgtatatatttatatatattttcccTTTCTTAAAAGTTTGGATAAGCATTAATTTGTATACTGTAGGCCgattaatttaaaaaatgtacatTTTATTGTATAACCATCTCATTTATtgtaacatatatatatatatattttttttttttttttaagaattctttaaatatatttcttaacAATCAAggaacaaaatgaaaaataatatataaaatatatactttgAATAAGGATATaatcaatataatataaaaatatatttttaaaaaggactaaaaaaaaaaaaataaaaaaaagaaagaaaaaaaaggaagaaTAAGAAAACattacatttattaaaaacaaattaataaaaacacATAGCTGTGCatacaaaattatattttaacatattaattttacacataaataaaatataaataatatatatatatatatatatatatataacaagagaaaaaaaataaaatatatacatacatatacatattatatatatattatatacattttttattatggGGTAATCCattcctttttataataaaagtattaTATGGTTTACTAAAATTAAATAACTAGctattatcatttaaatttttttttttttttttttttttttgtgtgggttaatgaaatatttgattgataaattaaacatatatatattttatgagCTACATTATTTGCCATACCTTTGGAGTAAACTGAAGGGAAGGTGAAACTATGACTTGAAAATTTTCActttttttcaatattttgGTAATATCTATCCAGttgttattaatatttaagaAATAAGAAATAGGAGGGAAATTAATTAAGCCTACTTTTAAGGGTGTTATTGTTAAATTGATATTATAAGAAGaattttttgatatatgaataatttttttttgaaatcCATTTATGAGCCAATTATATTGATTTTCTGAATTGTGcatatgattattatgtgtgtatatataatatttcatatatatatcttcattgatattatttgatatacttatattaatatttatattggAATGAAGCATTCCTGTTTTGGGTATATTATAAGATACATTAATAGGTAATAAAAATTGAGGAATTAATGTATGAAActtatacatatattctttaattGTTTCCTTTTCCAGAAGCTTTAAAAGGGTttgatttttatatatatatgttatatgtatattacCTATTGTATTTTGATAATCTCTATAATTTATTGATGaatcattattttgtatgtcattattataatatacttCAAATAGAAAGAAAATACTTGCTCCTCCTTTAAGAACtgtatttatatgaacTTGATcaatgaaatatttatcttGTTCAACAAATGAAATATCATGATTTTCAAAAGAAATGACTTTTTCCTTACTTTCCATTTCACTACACAAGGTAAAATTACTTTCATCTGAATGTTCTATATCCATTTTTTGGTTTTCAATAGAATATGTGgtttgatattttttttgatcattattttggtttaaaaaaaaaattttggtattttttatatgtgtatttaaattttttaatatagaAACATGTAAGTTTTTTAGATATATAGgataattatcattatgTAATTTCATTACTAATTCATACATCATTCCATTGTTTGATCGATATGTATTAATTCGATcatgaaaaatattaacaaGGTTAAAAGTTTTTtctaaaaatatttgattATTTAAATAGAGTTCACttgatatattatcttcatttttaggttcatttatatcttcTCGTACATgtttatcatcataatgTGTATTAAAATGATCAAATACTATTTCCCCCATAAAATGAACgtttaataatttaacTGTATCCGTTTTTCTTACTTTTCTTCTTATATTAGATaagtttatatttattatacacTTTATGGTAATTTTATCAGAACGTAAATTTGGAAtagaatataaattatttatgttattatgATTTGTATGTAAAGtagaaatattattgttattttgTGTACCCGTGGAgttatcatttatttgttcaCATTGACCTGTTAAATGttccatatttttatttttctctAAATAATcatgaatattataatggttcattttgttttttttggatggcataaatgatattataGCATAGActttttcaaaatttttatgattgaataattgtttatatttattaaaacatGATTGATTATTCCAAAGAAAATGATTTGAGTGGTCAATAtgattaatataattattatttgaaaacCCTGGTACAGTGTgaatgtttttatttttttcattcaaatgattaatatcatcttcattcaatattttaatttgatcaatacatatattgtgctcttcatttttttcgatataaaaaagaattgAATCTGTTGATGTGAAAAATTCattcttataataatttggATCTTCATCCATTTTATGAATGAAAACgtgaatattttttttaaaaaaatcgTTGGGTATAAATTTATGATCTTCATTTTCTATATGATACATATTTGTGTTTGAGAATAAGAGTTGGTTTtgatataaattattattattattataattattattaataacCAATTTGATATAATTCATGTTATCATAAATTAATGATGTGCTGTTTAGAAAACAAGCTAACATTTTACAATTTAATATAGAATTCAACGTTtcaattttaatatataatggaCTTAATAATTGATCAATGAAAAAGTTGCTATAAAGACAATGATTACTACCAAGAGTATTAgtattaattatattattcttattacttttattcTGATCAATTACTATATAATTTGATATTATGAATTTACTATATGACTTTATAAATGGTtgaattaaatttttatttggaAGAACACCTATTTTGTGATACAAAgcaaaattattaataacaaGAAAGACATATTTAactttataataaaaatgtttccaacttatttttttggATTCCAAAAggttaataatatttaatttgaTATGATTCAATCCTTCttttacaatatatttatcataatgatcattttcatttttgaAGTGAacatacataatatttttttttttatattctttttcaaTAGATAATTGTAAAATAATTTcatcaatatataaattttgaGTAAAAGcagaataaataaataaatctaatttttcttcatactgcacacataattttttaagtCTCCTTGTATCTTTTTTgtaattgtttttttttttttttttctttatgtTTCCAGTATAATATTGAttatctatttttttttttaatttaaaattaagTAATAATTCTATGTGTTCTATGtttttatgaaatattttactACCAGCACTTATATGATAGTGGTCATTATTACAAATGTTATGATTATGTTTGTTATGAATATTGTgattattaatatcatatGAACTCTCATCAGGTATATTTCCCCCTATAAAActttcatatttttcttctttatcTACATTATCAAAAACCATATTTGACATAAACATGTACAAATTATAATTGGCTtgaattaatattttaatatttgttttgggtatatatatatgattatttttttgatttttgGAAATTTGGAAATTATACTTTCTCAAaccttttaaaaaatatttattaatatgaaaaaaatagttttctttacaaaatttttgtgttttcatttttattaatttgttCTTATTAATAGAGGACAAAATTTTCTGATCAGCATTAGAATAAATATGAGatgaattatatgaatttttatcttctgatttttttatttcattttgtgtatgtttattttcatatatatcatttatttctGATATTGTgtcatttttaatttgttcATCACTTATATgattcttattattttcatctatttgaatatttaatatatcttctaataaatatattaccttattttttaatgcATCATAAAAATGTGCATCATAATTCTTCCTTTGCTCTAAATTAATGATTGaatgattattatttgaggaaaataaataatattggaaattataaaaggatgtaaaattaatgttcatatttttaaaaggcattattttgatatacCTGTTGGATAAAAAGAAAGACGAacaaaaatgataaaatttattgtttatgttatgatataataataattgcATACATAATATAGTTAAAAAATCATAATCTGATcgttttataattttatttattaactTAAGagattttttataaaacttattttcatataataatatagctaaaaagaatttatttattatggacacattattatatttcctATAACATAGATTTATGattttattcataatatttaataataaagaatttttcttcttttcattatcttttgaaaaattttttatttgataaaTTGGAAAGCtttgataaatattttcttttttaatcatattattaggttcattatttatatccttattaatattattataactcatatttacattcatattattatcatcaatattattatcatcaatattattataattcatattattactatccaaattattattatccaaattattattatccacattataattatccatattattattatccacattattattattatccacattaatattattatccacattaatattattatccacattattatcatccacaatattattattattcataacATGATCATTAATACCtttgatattattaatataccTATTGTCTTCCAGATCTGCTTTgtccatatttttttcaaacCTTTTTTCTTCCAAATAATTTAGgaacatattaaaaaagtataatCTGGTTTTCATATccatattatcataaataCTATGATAGgtatgataaatatttattatatttttcaagATAACAAAAGAAAGCTTAAATATGTTTGATACATTTATACAGAAATCATTATAccaaaaatatttaaatgtattttttatatctgATATATCTGATATGGTTGAAGAAATTTGAGATGAATACGATTCGTTTATGGAATTACTTCtttttgattttattttaagacttttttttgatttcttttttttcgttgtaaaattatttttataacctaatttcataatatttttttgtaatgataaatacttactaaaatttaaatttttttttatatttttatcactcttaatttttttcatatatcCTTCTTGATACAAGAAATATCCTCTTctttcaaataaaaatttaatcAAATTAGCTAgattgtaaaaatatatggcaaaataattttctttattcATAAAACAACAAtgtaaaagaaaataaattttctCATCATCACTTTTGAATACATTTAAATcgtaattattataatgttctttttttttgttcttgttataattatcatattgGGAATGTTCatgatttttataatttttttttttttccttagAATTAGAAAATTGTCTGGTACTTGTATGTGTATTATTTGAATCATGTTCATCCTTTTGTTGATGCATGGGATGattactattaatattattattattattattattatcacaaATATAGtcatcattaatattatttacatttgtacttgtatttttatttgattttattttttggtCTTCATAAATTTCCTCGTCTTCTTCAATTAGATTATCTACACTATTActatttataaatatttcatcCATATCACTAATTATTTTGGGTGTAGGTCTAGGATGCATAGCACTACAATTTGAATAACTCTCATCGTctgaaatatttttaactTGGTTATTAGATTTATGGTCTgcaatatatttatttttttctgaCATGTGTAAAAAGCCCTTGTGATTCGTTTGATGAGTAGATTGTCTCTTATcaactttttttttatatttaataatttttttttgaatattccttaaagaattaatatcatttgaattttttagaatattatttttgaaaCGATTAAAATTAtgcataaatataaatattttattaatataaaagaacTGAGAAAATTTTAAGGCTTTACTGgatatataagaaaatttatttaagaataataatatggtaatttttttaaaaaatatatattctaataaatgtaatgaacatatatgtttttCTCTAATATATCTAGCTATTGTGagataatttttttcaaataataatgatgaatggataatacattttttttttttaatatatacattgaaatatttcataaataatttatttatattactatataatatataactttttttatataaatttaattttatatatagtaaGCATAAATTTTCATTCCACATAAAAACtgataaaaaattatcatacatatctatatataactGTTCATCAAAATCAGTACAAAATTGTAaactattaatatatgagcacatattattttgatataaaaaaaaatgaatatcTACATATTCAttacaaaatgaaaatacattatgctttttataaaaatcaaCAAATTCATTTGATCcttgaaaaatattttttgttatttcatttgttttatttatattattaggaatattatcatttataatactattagaatttatattattcatcttaatatttgttgtacacatatcattattaccttcctcttttttgttatcaacatatatatctaccaatttaaaaatctgattatttttttttttatcacttgtagtctttttttttatatcagTACAAGTTAAGAAATTAGCTAAgcttttattatatccatttttaattaagctatattttttttcaatacatatttttagaATATCACAATAACGTGTTTGGAAATGttcatataattcattaatctttttatttgtataataattttcatcTTCTAAAATTGGTAAacttaaaattttaatactttttaaaatattatgacTAAAATCAGATTtaatcttttttatattttttaattcgtttaaattatcatctatattatatgcatatattataataaattcttcattttcatcattCAGCGATTCTCTACATctattcaatatatattccttttcattcttatattcatctatattatttaaacttaaaaaatatatatatatcaagGATCTTTCTGATAATAAActttcttcatttttaaaatattcagATATCGGATtattgtaaaatatatattttaaattaatacGTAAGCTCTTTATCCTCTCATCTAATTTTATATCTGATAAATCATATACATCaactttaaaaaaataatttaatttgCTTAATAGTTTATTATCACCATAACAAGCTATACTTAATTTATCACCATacattcttttttttttaaaacaaacaaacaaacaaacaaacgaacaaacaaaaaaaaaaaaaaaaaagaaaaaaaaaaaaattgataaattaataaataaataaatgaatgaatagataaatatataaacgattaaatatatgaatgatTAGAGTGTAtgaatgaataaatatttaagtggataaatatataaatgaataaatatataaatgaataaatatataaatgaataaatatacaaatgaataaatatacaaatgaataaatatatacagTATGgtttacataaataatatattataacacATGTATCTTTTTTTCAGGAATTATATtgctatatatatatatatatatataatatgtatataatattattattatgaattataaaacatatatgaaataatattattatatcttatatataatttaaataatatgattacatatatatatatatatatatatatatatatatacatttgtCACATTTTAAAATTCATAAAACACTATAACAtttgattattttatattttttttacatacAATTGAAATGATAAGTATATGCCATcacaaaaaattatacaatttaaaaattatatatatgtatcatttcatttttttattcattcttttatatattattattatatttttctttttctgGCACTGTTTTTCTCatgattataaaataaaaacataaaatcataatttatataagaaatgaaaaaaatatatataatgtatttatatgtttacacatataatatagtgtatacattttaatatattatatatatatatataaactatcatatatttttttttttttacattatttattttacgCTACTTTTTTCAACGTTTCCATTATGgattacatataaatgataataattcatgtaacaataattataataaaaaaaaatatataagatcctataaaaaatatatatttttttatatatccatataatgttcctttattttttccttttttttatttttatttttatttctattttattttttttttttttttgttatgCTCAAGTGTAATAAATAAGCACATAtgtacaaaataatattattatccataaattcatatatgagtactaaaaatatctttttctccctatataatttttatgtttgaaaagaaaaaaatatatacatataataaataaataagtaaatatatatatatatatatattatattttatattttattttaagTTTATGACAactttttcttatatttagaattttttattttaatctattcattttatttttaatatatatatatattttttttattttcattttttaattatacatttttgtaaataataaaaggatcattataacaatatttcttatattgttattttatatattcagaagttatcctttttaatatgtttatttaataaaaacggtattaattatattattatatgtatgatataagaattattaatttttttattttgtattataatatatatatatataaatatattatatatatattattatagaATAATAAGAGCCTTAATGACAGGacaatttaaaaatatatgattattttatattattaaataaattaacataataattaggtatagaacatatatatatatatatatatgtatatatatatatatgtaataatatatataatatttatataatatttatataatatttatataagatttatataatattttatatatttaattacttct of the Plasmodium reichenowi strain SY57 chromosome 11, whole genome shotgun sequence genome contains:
- a CDS encoding adrenodoxin reductase, putative; the protein is MPFYDNLFFRTKNKLKIKFDIKKRNNYNFLQKHYFSNELKYFKVGIIGSGPSALYCCKHFLKNDKIKVDIFDKLPNPYGLIRYGVAPDHISVKNIYKTFNPVLLNKEKYRFFGNVNIGIDIQIEDLRNYYNAVIFCCGASESSLPKEEIYKKENGIFHAKDLIYFYNNFYDDLRCKSIDTYLNTYENFSNSIIIGNGNVSLDIARILIKSYDDLIKTDINFNYLNIIKRHNIKHIYIIGRRGFWQSSFTNSELRELFSLKDTKVILDKKNYDLCFEIKNYDETNKMKQRQNKLFLDMVHNYEQMKKNPTLYDKYKIIQFIFYHEIRNIHNINNHLKEIQLGLNKDIIYSSQNNHKNNKNSYDINNQKLNIKTPLLIFATGFKKDNFSLNFYNKSVDKYKDDILNKKFAIFKAGWFQTGAKGNIASHIINTKQNTTEILNFLNTTTIYYDNDITELLKRKKVHFVSMDQWNYIQSLEKNNGEQNGRCAQKFATVKDILHILSDKRNE
- a CDS encoding hypothetical protein (conserved Plasmodium protein, unknown function), whose protein sequence is MKEGYAFSSTEDIDKPEKALRKKSNRNDFNETYIWHDKNNEYSKYVEKNSLGNIFISKKIKNEEDTFEGSKELCKILNDTLTSNYCFKNNKQNMSEIREVDKNRNIINSKDQQYCDDEAILLYNIRRMYESNTKYSKNKEKEKNNSNISNVDSFKYNNIYKKNSENNSSTNESDIFQSVSSSKSYNDILKSLHQEKKKNKKNKFINNYENIINMKYIHMNNIGDIKNQPLEKYSEGFMKNERMEVAASISFKSLSDDEKNYSFIQTFNHIKEKNKEKENINENIYKKERKKNINYNNKQNDDNQKKLQNYKELSTNFLLSQKDIKKGSVTNNEKLEKEKCKYKKNMSFVKNNMLRKNTMKKQNTIKINKLKINNSTFQNIHLRNTQENDTIKFCSQKNIEKSNESIEKNKLYESLKYINKSIIGRSSICSYDKLENLKNNFTEIKKNVKNAKGNTYTIHKKLENSSTINKYKLNNFLQHKRIYDCVKKYNTFSSFENFQRNNIKEVSSLHESKSQKIAVLQKEKDSSASNNLHIEKYAYNQENNKNIKYTYNLKDAYCLKKVNTKSIGVQINVKKKTFNKKTNTVNIFYLDKVNRRKIPKIKFKTITQIYNYDFDAIIVKDGHIISRNKDPLKEMFQRFFQKV